The following are from one region of the Sandaracinus amylolyticus genome:
- the nadD gene encoding nicotinate (nicotinamide) nucleotide adenylyltransferase yields the protein MSETIGVFGGSFDPPHCGHVLLATYALSAAPIDRLLVVPTFAHPFGKQMAPYEHRVAMCERAFGLLRGAEISRIEEELGGASYTVRTLEALHARRPGVTLRLLVGADVLGDLEKWKDFERVRALAPLFVVGRSGYAREEGMETPDLPAISSTRVREQLRAHRTIGGLVPRDVARYCDEHGLYRG from the coding sequence ATGAGCGAGACGATCGGCGTGTTCGGCGGCAGCTTCGATCCCCCGCACTGCGGGCACGTGCTGCTCGCGACGTATGCGCTCTCGGCCGCGCCGATCGATCGACTGCTCGTCGTGCCGACGTTCGCGCATCCGTTCGGCAAGCAGATGGCGCCCTACGAGCATCGCGTCGCGATGTGCGAGCGTGCGTTCGGTCTGCTGCGCGGCGCGGAGATCTCGCGCATCGAGGAGGAGCTCGGCGGCGCGAGCTACACGGTGCGCACGCTCGAGGCGCTCCACGCGCGACGTCCGGGGGTCACGTTGCGTCTGCTCGTCGGCGCCGACGTGCTCGGAGATCTCGAGAAGTGGAAGGACTTCGAGCGCGTGCGCGCGCTCGCGCCGCTCTTCGTGGTCGGGCGCAGCGGCTACGCGCGCGAAGAAGGGATGGAGACGCCGGACCTCCCGGCGATCAGCTCGACGCGGGTGCGCGAGCAGCTGCGCGCGCACCGCACGATCGGCGGGCTCGTGCCGCGCGACGTGGCGCGCTACTGCGACGAGCACGGTCTCTATCGTGGCTGA
- a CDS encoding DUF2520 domain-containing protein, which translates to MADRVVVIGRGRLGGRVARAVSAQLVGGREHSLEVVRAAEVIVIAVPDPAIESVAERIAPVLDASHVVLHCAGSRGRDVLASCAARGASTGVMHPLVAIASEESVLADRTFVIDGDARAIDAASRIARACEARVMIAPLHGAAYHAAAALVANGSTALAAVGVSILERLGATREDAERAVAGLLASVAQNVASVGVPRALTGPIARGDAGTVGRHREALAEIDREALAAYDGVAPAVLDVASRAGLDPKARRAIRRALSGRSSASPAGSRRAPRRR; encoded by the coding sequence GTGGCTGATCGCGTGGTCGTGATCGGGCGCGGGCGCCTCGGTGGGCGCGTCGCGCGCGCGGTCTCGGCGCAGCTCGTCGGCGGGCGCGAGCACTCGCTCGAGGTCGTGCGGGCCGCGGAGGTGATCGTGATCGCGGTGCCGGATCCCGCGATCGAGAGCGTCGCGGAGCGGATCGCGCCGGTGCTCGACGCGTCGCACGTCGTGCTGCACTGCGCGGGCAGCCGCGGGCGCGACGTGCTCGCGTCGTGCGCGGCGCGCGGCGCGTCGACGGGCGTGATGCATCCGCTGGTCGCGATCGCGAGCGAGGAGAGCGTGCTCGCGGACCGCACGTTCGTGATCGACGGAGATGCGCGCGCGATCGACGCGGCGTCGCGCATCGCGCGGGCGTGCGAGGCGCGGGTGATGATCGCGCCGCTGCACGGTGCTGCGTACCACGCTGCGGCAGCGCTGGTCGCGAACGGGAGCACCGCGCTCGCGGCGGTCGGCGTGTCGATCCTCGAGCGGCTCGGCGCGACGCGCGAGGACGCGGAGCGCGCGGTCGCCGGGCTGCTCGCGAGCGTCGCGCAGAACGTGGCGAGCGTCGGCGTCCCGCGCGCGCTGACCGGGCCGATCGCGCGCGGTGATGCGGGCACGGTCGGGCGACATCGCGAGGCGCTCGCGGAGATCGATCGCGAGGCGCTCGCCGCCTACGACGGAGTCGCGCCCGCGGTGCTCGACGTCGCGTCGCGCGCGGGGCTGGACCCGAAGGCGCGCCGCGCGATCCGCCGCGCGCTCAGCGGGCGATCCTCAGCGTCCCCTGCAGGATCTCGTCGGGCCCCGCGACGTCGGTGA
- a CDS encoding Stp1/IreP family PP2C-type Ser/Thr phosphatase: MNDAVAPPQLSFWPSTDVGRVRDHNEDAFLVDKKLQLFVVADGMGGHAAGEVASNLASRTVRDVIAGQREALVEFEQGHGGTTRTDLLRLMESAVQQACSAVYQEGVKDETKRGMGTTLDALLLVGNRGFIAHVGDSRVYLYRQGSVHQLTEDHSLINELLKRGRLSREQIEKLQYKNAVTRAVGVYESVEVDTIDFDVLKGDRFLICSDGLHGYFEEAELAKLFAETPEDQLSQRLVELSNERGGKDNITAIVVKVPDAEAGVDRLAREVNLKMEVLHRMPLFRFLTYQELVRVLNITHVRTFEPGGEIVGQGSDGDELFIVLTGNVQVESSGAPIASLGPGQHFGEMALIDKAPRSADVRAIEASSLLTIRRRDFFDIIRKDHAIAVKLLWSFLGVISERLRNTSRELGEAREGKRPPDLADSILRAFEHEDS; this comes from the coding sequence ATGAACGACGCCGTTGCGCCGCCTCAGCTCTCGTTCTGGCCGTCGACCGACGTCGGCCGGGTGCGGGATCACAACGAGGACGCGTTCCTCGTGGACAAGAAGCTCCAGCTCTTCGTCGTCGCCGACGGAATGGGCGGGCACGCGGCGGGCGAGGTCGCGTCGAACCTCGCGTCGCGCACGGTGCGCGACGTGATCGCGGGCCAGCGCGAGGCGCTCGTCGAGTTCGAGCAGGGCCACGGCGGGACCACCCGCACCGACCTCCTCCGACTCATGGAGTCCGCGGTCCAGCAGGCCTGCTCCGCGGTCTACCAGGAGGGCGTGAAGGACGAGACCAAGCGCGGCATGGGGACCACGCTCGACGCGCTGCTCCTCGTCGGCAACCGCGGGTTCATCGCCCACGTCGGCGACTCGCGGGTGTACCTCTATCGCCAGGGCTCGGTGCACCAGCTCACCGAGGACCACTCGCTGATCAACGAGCTGCTCAAGCGCGGGCGCCTCTCGCGCGAGCAGATCGAGAAGCTCCAGTACAAGAACGCCGTCACCCGCGCGGTCGGCGTCTACGAGTCGGTCGAGGTCGACACCATCGACTTCGACGTGCTGAAGGGCGATCGCTTCCTCATCTGCAGCGACGGCCTGCACGGGTACTTCGAGGAGGCGGAGCTCGCGAAGCTCTTCGCCGAGACCCCCGAGGACCAGCTCTCGCAGCGCCTCGTCGAGCTCAGCAACGAGCGCGGCGGCAAGGACAACATCACCGCGATCGTGGTGAAGGTCCCCGACGCCGAGGCGGGCGTCGATCGCCTCGCGCGCGAGGTGAACCTCAAGATGGAGGTTCTCCACCGCATGCCGCTCTTCCGGTTCCTGACCTACCAGGAGCTGGTGCGCGTCCTGAACATCACGCACGTGCGCACGTTCGAGCCGGGCGGCGAGATCGTCGGGCAGGGCAGCGACGGCGACGAGCTCTTCATCGTGCTCACCGGCAACGTGCAGGTGGAGTCGAGCGGCGCGCCGATCGCGTCGCTCGGGCCGGGTCAGCACTTCGGCGAGATGGCGCTGATCGACAAGGCGCCGCGCAGCGCCGACGTGCGCGCGATCGAGGCGAGCTCGCTGCTGACCATCCGCCGCCGCGACTTCTTCGACATCATCCGCAAGGACCACGCGATCGCGGTGAAGCTGCTGTGGAGCTTCCTCGGCGTGATCAGCGAGCGCCTGCGCAACACGTCGCGCGAGCTCGGCGAGGCGCGCGAGGGCAAGCGCCCGCCGGACCTCGCGGACTCGATCCTGCGCGCGTTCGAGCACGAGGACTCGTGA
- a CDS encoding FecR domain-containing protein — MRRFALAALLITACGGGEDERPPRSASAPQAAVERHAGEPVEVIGTPPDQPPARLARATGDVLRSRGPIEAGAPLEAGDGLVVRGEGRADVDLGDGGRVSLDRDTEIRIGDGGPAQVVLLEGGLHAAVPAGPAGPRPPLRVATAHASIDLGGSGELFILARRTGTWVASLAGLSTVATGEVDGRRRLRVIELPPGRAIFVGARLAEPTDGPTRLDDARTAAVTIFEGAAEPEPARLSRELDDAASRLDESLLWLEAETRRGLDLTTQHREAVRAGRADEGMRLQRELVTHSQQLYALRQVATARWERLSSSALAIAHVPGTTPGTQAEARRDRVASLLGL, encoded by the coding sequence GTGAGGCGCTTCGCGCTCGCCGCGCTGCTGATCACGGCGTGCGGCGGCGGCGAGGACGAGCGTCCGCCGCGCAGCGCGAGCGCGCCGCAGGCCGCGGTGGAGCGACACGCGGGCGAGCCGGTCGAGGTGATCGGCACGCCGCCCGATCAGCCTCCGGCGCGGCTCGCGCGGGCGACCGGCGACGTGCTGCGATCACGCGGTCCGATCGAGGCGGGCGCGCCGCTCGAGGCGGGCGACGGGCTGGTGGTGCGCGGGGAAGGGCGCGCCGACGTCGATCTCGGCGACGGCGGGCGGGTCTCGCTCGATCGCGACACCGAGATCCGCATCGGCGACGGCGGGCCCGCGCAGGTCGTGCTGCTCGAGGGCGGGCTGCACGCGGCGGTGCCCGCCGGTCCCGCGGGACCGCGCCCGCCGCTGCGGGTGGCGACGGCGCACGCGTCGATCGATCTCGGCGGCAGCGGCGAGCTCTTCATCCTGGCGCGCCGCACCGGCACCTGGGTGGCGTCGCTCGCGGGGCTCTCGACGGTCGCGACCGGCGAGGTCGACGGGCGGCGGCGGCTGCGGGTGATCGAGCTGCCGCCGGGGCGCGCGATCTTCGTGGGCGCGCGGCTCGCCGAGCCCACCGACGGGCCGACCCGGCTCGACGACGCGCGCACTGCGGCGGTGACGATCTTCGAGGGCGCGGCGGAGCCCGAGCCGGCGCGGCTGTCGCGCGAGCTCGACGACGCGGCGTCGCGCCTCGACGAGTCGCTGCTGTGGCTGGAGGCGGAGACGCGGCGCGGGCTCGACCTGACGACCCAGCACCGCGAGGCGGTGCGCGCGGGGCGCGCCGACGAGGGGATGCGCCTGCAGCGCGAGCTGGTGACCCACTCGCAGCAGCTCTACGCGCTGCGCCAGGTGGCGACGGCGCGGTGGGAGCGGCTGAGCTCGAGCGCGCTGGCGATCGCGCACGTGCCGGGCACGACGCCGGGGACCCAGGCGGAGGCGCGGCGGGATCGGGTGGCGAGCCTGCTCGGGCTGTGA